GATAAGGCTGTCCTCCTACATTATTCATCCTTCTGGCATGGAAGGCAGTTATGGtaacaaaacaaacacaatatTAAAGGTATAACTAGTGTTATAGTATCagtaagaataaataaatctgagcagAAAATCTGAAGACCAAATAAAATTGTTATGGCTTTGTTCTTAGGAGAATCAATTAAAAAGGAATAATAGTTCTCAGGGATGAGGTTCATTCCAAAGTTTCAACGCCATTGTGATGGTGATAAACCTAAAACAGGatccaagtttatttttattttttttattgaatgTAAGCCTCATAGCAATCAAATTACTTTCAGCAACTTGCACAGTGTATaatattacaaaattaaaatattcacagtacagttaaaaacaataacatcactccccccaaaaaaaccatatacaaacaacaaataaaaatagagaaaagtaaaAGGCAcagggtttaaattacaagaagtCAGTAAGTACacaggccactgcattctggaacagTTGCAGTTGCCCCATGTAAAATGTATCGGGTTGTCTGACTGGGTAATAATGAAGACGTAAGTTGTTATATCTCAGTCTTCCTGCAGCACATAAAGTGCATGAACAAGAACTAGGCAAAGGCCCCATTATGCGTAGCATCCACCTCCTGGTCAAGCAGAACCCATGACGCCAGAAGGACCTCTAAATCACAAATCAGCTTCTTTCTGGGCATTGCTTGCCCATATAGAAATAATACTGCTGTTGATCTCAACATACAAAAAACAGTTGTGTCTGTCTTAGTTTCATCTTCAACCTGTTCTCCAAGAATTGAGATAGGATGTCAGCAGTATCTCCCCTACAACTAAGGATGGTAATATAAAGTTGGGTATcaacagcatactgatgatatcacaCTACAAACTTCCCAGTGGTTTTGTATAGAAGTTGAAAAGTAGAGGACAGAGGACCGATTATTGTGGCATCCCAGGTATCAGGGGCCAGCAGACTGATCTCTCACCATCCCCACATAATGAAACCATCCACTGAGAAAGTAATGGAATCACTCTGAAACAGTGCCTTCAACACTGCCACTCCCTggtcatggtatcaaaagccgctgagaagcTTCAATAGGACCGGGAGAAGCACACTTTCCCCATTGTCTCAAATCATCCAAGAGAACCAGTGCTGTCTCTGATTTATATCTGGGCCTGAACCCTAAGGTGTAGAATACAATAATGGAAATGGTCCATATTTATATCCTGAAAGAAGGAAGCTACTGTCTTGAACATGCCTTGGTATATGTTACTAATTGATTTTCTCTGATCACTCTGAATTTGTTTATAGTGGCGTATTTAATATATCAATATAGTAAAACCTTGATGTTTCTCTCTTTTAATCTCCTGCCATTGAACTGAAACATTATGTGTCAAATTCAAGATCATGTCAAAAACAGGATATTTTTGCAACCAGTGAATTCAAGGCTTCTCCTGAAAAAACTCATTTAAGACCCAACTACCAGCATGATTTCCTGACCTAGTCTTCAGTAGGAGTTTAGAATCGATTTCATAGCTTGCAAACATCAGAAGTTAGCATGGTAATAGTTATTTCACCTGGACTAACATATGTGTACAATAAATTGAAGGTTTTAAGAGggttggttttgtgtgtgtgcacgtgtgtttTCATACTTGAATATGTTGCTTTTAAAACTCTTTATTTTGTCGTCCCTTACTGTTTGTTTTCTagctgttttagtccaggctgcctgTTTATgtagcttttaattgttttaactgttttactcctttttatggattttgtaaGACTCCCAGAATCTTCTGGAGTAGACAGCcatattaaattgaataaattaaataaactcaTTGTGCCTTGGAAAATAAGTTTCTTCCTTGGAGGGAAATATGGATGCAATCATTCCTAAAACTATAatataaaaaactattttaaatatagattttttagttttatacaattataaaattataatccaATCATTGCAAGCTAACAGGATCAGTTCACACCTTATTGttattgaaataattttactCTGAATTATTTTAGAATTGTTACTGGTGTGGAAAATCATATTTCAAGAAGGGTTAATATaagctttaaaataaatccaTGGCTACAATTCATACTTTATTCATTTTTCACAATCTAGCTTGGGGGAAGCAGGAGCACTTCCTATCATTATTGATTGTCCTTTTCCTTAGCTTGTGAAACCAAGATGGAAACTTACTTtggaaatatttcattttcaaaagaaatgggatttttaatagaaaaagacTGCCCTTTTCTCTGTAGGAGAGGAGGAAATTGTCTGTCTTCTGAACAGCTACAAATGAATTATTTTGGCTTTATCGTGTGTTACTTTGAAATGGCCTTAGGGATAAAAAAGAAACCCCCACAAACTATTTTTTATGAAGAAATAGATAAATGTAATCATTGACTGGCAGCTGTATAATTTAAAACTTCATTTTCTTTAGAAGCTGTAGCTCTGCTTCTAATCCATAAGAATGtcacttcattttcttttagtCAAAAAAGATACAGTAAGTGGTGTCAGCCTAACTGTAACGTGTGATAACactatagtgtttttttttttttttagtgtttgtttaaaaaaaaattaccagtaTTTCCAAAGTAAGTTTCCATCTTGGTTTCACAATCTTACCTATTCGGTGTTTATAGTTAATAACATATCATCTTATCTTTTCTAATTGATAGTTGCAAATgtgttttctaatagcatctctAAATGAATATATCCTAATGAAACTGTTAGAATCATATTGCACTAATTGCATAAAACAATCTTTTTAGAAGTAGCTGGAGTATTTACCTAGTATAAATTACTGTATTAGGTTCATAAATTAATCCATATAAGTCATTAGCTTGCAAACTAATGTGTAGACAGGAAGaagtttgtatttttatgttcaaTAGAGTATTTAATATACTGTGACATTCCACATGTATTCATAGGAGTGTACATGTGAAAACTAAATaagtatttttgtttatttttaagatttatcaGCTGTCTTACTCCAGAGGCTCTAGACAGTGTACAAAATCAAACACAGTATAAAACATTATAATGAAAACAGTGAAGCTGTATTAATACTGGACAGTAATAGTGTGTATCTAACCAGCTTAATCACCAAAAGCATCCTACAAAAGTTGGGGTTTTGCTATTCACCAGAAGACCATAAGAATGGGAATAGGCTGTTCCAAAGGCCCTGTGTCCACTTCTCTGTGCCCTCATGTTACACCTTGTTCAGAGAGGAACCTTCAGCAGGTGTTTCTTGTTCATCTTTTCAGGGTGGGCAGAATAGACCATCAAGTCCAAGTAGCTGGCAAAGATCAAGGAAACAGGAATGACATGGATTTCATTAAGGTATATTTAATGCCAGTTAGGAGtgaatacagaatcttgaaaactgtagGAGGAATTCCCAGTCTCagttatagtgagttaattaaggcagaGCCTCTTCAAATGCTTTTTCACATCTCTCTCAGCAGCTGGACTGAGTTGCCTGTTCTGAGAGAAATATCCAGATGCCTCTACTTCAGCTTTCACACAATCTCCACATAGAGATTGTAAGACACTTGGAATGGGATacccaggccccaagccatgtagggcagcaataatattaaaaacagcaACCCGTACTTTAATTGCACTCTGAAACAAAatgataaccagtgcagcttctgTAGCAGTAGTGTAATGTGGCAATACCATGATTGTCCAAAAACACATAGGCAGATACATTTCACACCAGTTTAAGTTTCTGGGTAGTCTacaaggggagccccatgtaaTGCAAATTGCACTATTCCAGGCATTAGGTGGCAAGGGCTTGACTCTTCAGATCTCTTTGCTATAGATAAGGCTGTCACTGGCACACCAGTGAAAAATGGTCTGGCCATAGACTCCACCTACTTCTTCAGTAGGAACCATGAGTCCCGGAGGAGCCCCAGATAgcaaactttttaattttttaaattttattttcaaatttatacaccacctatctcaccataaaagtgactctaggtggcttacaaataaaagttacaaaaccattataaaaaaagaaagaagaagatagaagagggaaactaaaaggtggagagaatgTCTTTAAGCCACCAATCACCCCCAGgtctgcctatcactcttggatccccaagctagttggcagagccaggtcttgatgctcttcctgaaggtcagaagtggggtggccaacctcacttcagggggcaAGATGCTCCACAGGGTggaggcaatggcagaaaagactCTTCTCGACCCTGCAAGTCAGAATTCTTTAGCTGACAGGGTCTGTAACTTTCCCTTCCTGCTGggccgggtgggacaggtcaatgtgatCAAGACaagacagttcctcaggtaacctgggcccgtgccatgaagggctttaaaggtcataaccaacaccttgaattggacccagaagcacccATTAAAGTGATATCAGAATCAGTAGGTTTTAGATTAAACAGCCACCCTTTCTTGCCTGAGTTGAGTCTGAGCCCGTTTCTCCCCTTCAGGCAGCCCAGAAGCATATCACAGTCTACAGTACTGGATCCTGCTGGGAGATCTAAGAACACTAGGGTGAGATGCATTCCTGACATTGGAGACCAGCCTCAGGTCCACCAGTGTGACCCGTGCTATTTCCACCCATGCCTAAGCCTGAACCTGATTAAAAATGATCCACTTAGTTTAGGGTGGTTTATACATGAAGATCCACCATCCTTTCGACAATCTTACCCAGAATTGAAGACTGCATGGCAGTTATCTTACACAGCTGGGTCTAGGGAAGTCCTGTTCAAGAGGGCAAACACTGCCCAGCATCCTATCTATGTCTTTGGAATCCATAggaaaaaattaattccaaataatATTGCAAGTCTGTACTTCTGTTACGTCCATAGAGTCCACCCATCTGGAGTCAAAATTTGAGCAAATTTGAATGATTTTTATTAGCAAAATGTCCCACAGCCTGATGGCAGATCTTGCCAATACTCAAAAAGGAAACAGGTCCTTCTAAAAAAGGCTGCTGGATCATTGTCCACCAATGAAATACATGAAGAGAAGTAAGGTTTTGCTGATGTGGTGAGTTTTACCATGTTTAATAAGTTCACTGTTAGTCTTTATCCACTGATGTTCTAATTGTCTCCTCTGTCATTTCATTTCCTGGCACTTTCAGTAAACCAAGTCTATATCCAATATTGGCAAACACAGCAAGTCCATCTAGCAATAATGATTGATTTCAGAGAATTATTGTTGGACATACTCTATTTGCTGATGAAGTGATGGATCAACAGCCCCAGTCCCctttgcataatttctttccaacaatcTATTGGACTGTAAAGAATAATATGATAGGAATAATATGATAGAAgtagagcatggcttctggaattctttccagtcCCTTAATAGCAGTTTCTGTTCCAAGTCATGTGGAGGTAAGCTTAAGAATAGAGGAAGGGTGATTAATAATAAAGCAATCACTAGCATTCCAAGCCGCTGTCCACTGTCCTCTCCAGTTGAGCTGCATTAGGGAAGTGTTTTCTAGATTTTTACCCCTACAACCCTGGCCAGATCTGGCTAGTTTTTTgacttgatttttcttttgtcagCTTATCCTGCTACACCAAATTTGGAtctattctgttttggttttagaGATTTAGCTTTCTCACCAACAGAATTCTAAGCCCTTTTACatgatttctttccagtactcccttaggttggaaagaataaaaaacattCTTCATACACACCAAcaaaaaagaattggaaaaaacCATGTTGCTGTATTAAACTACCCACATCATCCATTTCATTACTTCTACCTCACAGAGCTGGCTcagcaagggaaaagaccaaatTTAGGAGTTGTAGTTTCGACCACCCAGGATATCACAGAACAGCCAGGGGCATGCACAATATCATTATAAGATAAGGTGGGACCTAGAGTGTGTAAAATATTTTGGCGTTGAAATCTTAGTAAGCAGCCACACTAGCTAGTACTGTATGCATGCTACAACAAAATTATGAAATGTATTGTTTATTCTTTTCTTAAGCTCTCAGACCCAGAGAGATATGGATGTTACATATGCCGTGCCGTCATTTGTGATATATGTACTGTGTAAAAATTGAgaacccctctcccccaaaactTAAGAAAAGGAAGGTGGACTATATATATCATTCTAAAGTTAGTCTTAATGTTGCTGAAATTCTTACCTAAATCACTGTTTAATCTCATTGTGACTTACAGTCTGAATATTCTGATAATAGAATTACTAATAATGACAATTAAGGTGAATACAGATAATAGTTAATATTTCAGTGGGGTATTATTATTTGTACATATAATTAAGTTGTCCTTGAACAGCAACAGAATAAAATGAGTAGCCAGATAGTTGATTGGATTGCATTCACTTTTTTCCCTGCAATATACgtatataattcattttttttttaaaaagcatcctgAGATAGAATGAGTGGAACCCTCTCCCTTCctctgaataaaaaataatatgtatataattttaaaattaattttaattgtatgtTCACTTTCTTTTAAAGGATGTCTATAGTGATAAAGGTCTAtgccaaggattttttttttaatttcaccaaTTTTATTGCAAGAGAAGTTGTGCTTCCCTGTTTTATGACCAGTTGTTTAATCCCAGTTAAGGCTTTATTGTATGAAAATTAGCTATACTAATTtaagctgaaacatttttataagTTTTGAatctgaagaaagagaaaaacaggatataaatcctAGTTGCTGTTCACAACTTCAAACTTAAACAGACACACACCATGTATATATACAACTTACCTCTATTAGGaaagttactttttaattttttttaattaattgctttATTGATCAGTTGAGTGTATTAGAAATTTGTTGGCAATACATTGaatgttcatttttaattctttcatCAAAATACCAGTTCCATGTTTTGTGATAAAAGTATATGCTATTATAGAACATCAGAACATGTTTTCTGGCAACAATAACTCATGCCTTGATCAGCATgcagttggactactgtaatacTCTACTTAGGGCTGTTATTGGAGGcaactagaagctgcagctgctacAAAATGTTACAGACAGACCACTGATGGGACAATCCTCTCAGgctaaaataaaactgattttgaaatgCTACATTGGTTGCAGTAGGCTTCCAGACTCAAGTTAGAGTGTGGGCCATTACTTTTAAAGTCCTTTATAGTGCAGTGCTAGGATATAACAGGCAATGCTATGCCAGAGAaatctacccatccaatctggtcatGAAGAGAGTTCATATAGCAGTTTGTAAGTTACATGAGGTATGGAATAATAGTTTTTCTCAGTGGTGGCCTCTATTCTGTTGAATActcctctgcccccacccccaggggTGTGGCTGGCTGGCCCCAGTGCTATCTCACAAACTGGCGAAAGCAGTGCCATGAAAACAGTTGTTTGGCCTTCAGGGTAGTTTAAGTTATTTGGTGCCTgtgaggtttttttattttttactggggTTTTGAATAATtgtgtgctgtatttttttttctttccttttttgtctgTATCCCACCCAAAATCCTTCCTGATTGGAATAGgctattcatattttaaataaaataaattgcactaGATAGAAATATACCTGCCTTCGTATCACCAGTAATACTATTATGGGAATGTACATGTGCTCCCATCTAATAAACGTGGATATCCTTTATCTACCATGGAAAAACGTATTTGGGTTACTGCTCCTATTTATTGGATAGGCAGAGGAGGGATGATAGCAATTGTTCACAGGACAAAGTTTTGATAATGGTGACCCCACCCAACTGAATTTTCTTTCAATATGTCAGAAGGAGTACAAGGCTATTTGGACCTTTACAGATCAGTGAGTGTAAATGTTGCAGCAaactaaaattacaaaaaaggtAAAAGGGAGAAGCAGAAGAGTTTTTGTGGTGACTTTCATTCCAGGGCAGATAGGACCAGAAATTGGGTGGGAAGTTGGTCTCTTTCCCTTTCTGGGGAACTCAAGAAAAATTGTTCACATCCTGGAGCAAGGAGAAGGAGCAACCCAACTAAGGATACTCTCTTTCACTGTTGGAAAATCTGTGTCTTATTCATGTTTTTCATATCTATGGAATTAACTGAAAATGTTTTGTGTTTTAGATATAATTAAAGAACAGAATAAAGAATTAAGAGGTACACAGAGGGCTATAGGAAGAGATCGAGCAGCTTTGGAGAGACAAGAAAAGCAACTGGTAAGTGTATTAGATAACTGTTCATTGTTCACAGTAAGAAACCCAGATGtgttatgggggaaaaaaggcatttcattatattatcaatattttataggttttaatttgtaaaacagtattttctctttttacCTGAAGATGTTCAAGTAAAAATTAATTACTGGTTATGTGTCTATGGCtatttattataatattaatgataaaatacaaaaaaaaaaagactaaaatcagctttcttttcaataaacaggaattggaaataaagaaaatggcTAAAACAGGAAACAAAGAAGCCTGTAAGGTTCTAGCAAAACAGCTTGTACAATTGAGAAAACAGAAAACTCGAACCTATGCTGTTAGCTCAAAAGTTACATCCATGTCAACTCAGACAAAACTGATGAATTCCCAGATGAAGATGGCAGGAGCAATGTCAACAACAGCAAAGGTAGGCAGTTGAGCTTAACTAACCCAAGTGCCGGGAGTCAAGTAGTTAGGGGAAACCATTGCCAGAAAATCTAGAGCAGTGGTTTTCAACCTTTTTCATTTCATGGCACATATATTATAGGCGAGGACTTCCAGGTTATGAAACTGAAAGTCCTATAATGTCACAGGTTGCTGGGACTTGGGAGTTCAAATGGAGGCAGTCTGCCCTGGTGATGTCATGGAAGTGGGATTCTGGCTGCTCAGCTGTGCAGCACTTCCTGTCATTTACTTTGGCTTGCTGATGCAGCACACCAGCAGACCTTGCATGGCACACAAATGTGCCATGACATAGCTGTTGAAAACTGCTGATCTAGAGCATTTCTGTTGGTTAGAATTAAGTGGTACAGAAACAATGACCTAATAATCAGTATAAGGCaatttcaaagttggcaactaaTTAAAAATCTAAAACTTTCCTGATTTTTTGTTGCTCCATTAAATTGTAAGAActgtatattataaatattatggTAAAGGTTTTACTTGCGTTCCAAAGTTTTTACTCATCCCATAACGTCTCCATTAATGTATAAGAGTTAACTATGGGTTAGCATTACATAAACGATCCTTGGACTTGCCACTTTCCATTACACTTACACATATTGAATTGAAACAAGCCAACTATGAGCCATTGTTTGAAGCTGGCTCGTCTCAATAACCATAATTAAGATTAAATAAATGTAGTATTTAGATATAATACTAAACTGCAGTTAATTACAATCAAAGGGAAAACCTCAGTCCCAGAAAGAATACAGAAAGGAGACAGTTTATGAATCCAAGATTTGATGAGATAAAGCTATGCTGTAGCATTGATTAGAGCATCCTGATTACTTTGTCCAGTACTTTAAAAGTGATTCTGACAAACCTGGCTGTGCTTAGAGGAGGCCAATGAAGATGGCTGGGATCTGGAAACaaaatcctatttaaaaaaagagaatgaagGAAGGTATGTGTTTTCCCATAAAAAGGATGCTTGTATGAGAATATGCTAACACTCTCATATGCCTGAAGTGATGTCACAAGGAAAAAGGGCATGACCTGTTCTCAAACATCCTAGTAGGTTATGGAATGATAGTCATAAATTCAGGGcagcagattccagctgaatgcTAGGAAAACTTCCTATCAATAGGAGCAGTAATACCAATTACTTAAGGAGGTAACAAGTTCTCCTTTCCTTGGTAAGAGGCTTAGATGGACATTTGTAAGAGATATTTTAATCTAATTTGTCTATTGAGTAAAGATTGGACTTCCTGGTCTAAATAGCCTACTCCAAATCTGTGAATCTGTAATTCTAATTTATTGTTAGACCAAGCCAGATCAAAATTATAAATAGCTATTATTAATATCTAGTTTGTAGATAGTGTACTTGCTAACAACTGTTTATGAAGTTGAAACTTGGATTTCAAACAAGATaagaattttcttcttttaaataacataaaattgtAATGGTGGTGTGATCTTTATGTTATATTTGAATGCAGTGTCCTTTGAATATGAAATGACCTTCTCTGTATACTGGTAGACAATGCTAGCTGTCAATAAAAAGATGGATCCACAGAAGACACTGCAAACTATGCAGAACTTCcagaaagaaaacatgaaaatggaAATGACAGACGAAATGAGTAAGCTATGTTTTTCCATACTATGCTAAACTTTTTTCTTAGTTCTGTGTCAGGCCTGTCATTTAATTGATGCATGGATTTTAAACTAGTTTTGATTGAAGTTACTAAACTCCTGAACatctataatttaatttaatatgtcattttatttgcttttaaaaagtatgattCAAAGAAGCAAACACAAAAAGTACAAGTGGCAATAGTGGGGAAATGACTTGGGAAAGAATGACAGCATTCTGGGAAAGATCTATGCAGCATTGAAGTGAATCTTTTCACTGTCCATTTATGAGAATGAGTGAGAATAACTGAAATATTTACTAGGTATTTCCTGACATTAGTGCTATGCTATAAAAATTCTGTGACATAAAAGTGAAAGACTATGCTGAAGTTGTCTAGCTACTGTACTAAGTATTGACTTCCATTAATCTTTCAAGTCAACGATACCCTAGATGATATCTTCAATGATTCTGATGAAGAACAAGAAAGTCAGGATATTGTTAACCAAGTCCTTGATGAAATTGGAATTGAAATATCTGGAAAGGTATGAGGAAATGTCCTTCCACTGCCCATTTTAATCTCCTTTGTAATAGCAGCCTTTTTGGCTCTATGCTTACAGTTGATGGATGTTATCTTGGTTACCTacttttccatattgtttttctttttattagatGGCAAAGGCTCCTTCAGCTGCGAGAGGCATGCCATCTGCATCTACATCAAAAAATGCTACAATTTCAGATGAGGAGATTGAACGGCAGCTTAAAGCCTTGGCAGTAGATTAGCTGTATGCTAATATGAAGCCTGACTTCTACAGTTGCTCCAACATTGGCATAAGCACAAACTTCCAGTGCAGGTTTCAATAAAAACCAGATTTCATTGCAAATCTTGCCTAAGCTATTATTGGTGACAGTAATTTCTAAAGACAGCTGGAAGAACTAAATTT
The Candoia aspera isolate rCanAsp1 chromosome 5, rCanAsp1.hap2, whole genome shotgun sequence genome window above contains:
- the CHMP2B gene encoding charged multivesicular body protein 2b, with the translated sequence MASLFKKKTVDDIIKEQNKELRGTQRAIGRDRAALERQEKQLELEIKKMAKTGNKEACKVLAKQLVQLRKQKTRTYAVSSKVTSMSTQTKLMNSQMKMAGAMSTTAKTMLAVNKKMDPQKTLQTMQNFQKENMKMEMTDEMINDTLDDIFNDSDEEQESQDIVNQVLDEIGIEISGKMAKAPSAARGMPSASTSKNATISDEEIERQLKALAVD